Proteins encoded by one window of Nitrospiraceae bacterium:
- the xerC gene encoding tyrosine recombinase XerC: MDKNKGYIEKFLRFLEVERGASLHTLRAYREDLELFFRDIKSEIKAIDLGDVRGFVASQINEGRKKTTVGRRLATVRSFLKFLYREGYIKTNPAKLVSTPKLPKILPKFLSVDDVFSLVEKPEEIGFLQARDRAILELLYSSGLRVSELVGLNIEDMNLREELVKVRGKGKKERIVPVGKKAIEAIRSYVTERVLLKKRDNSFFLNRNGTRLTDRSVRRIVIKYARAIGISGRIGPHVLRHTFASHLLQGGADLRVIQELLGHSSLSTTQKYTHLDITHLMETYDNAHPLAKEKKK; encoded by the coding sequence ATGGATAAAAATAAAGGATATATCGAAAAATTTCTCCGCTTTCTTGAAGTAGAGAGAGGAGCGTCTTTACATACTCTCAGGGCATACAGAGAGGACCTCGAACTATTTTTCAGGGATATAAAATCAGAGATTAAAGCTATAGACTTAGGTGATGTCAGAGGCTTTGTTGCATCACAGATTAATGAAGGCCGTAAAAAAACAACTGTGGGCAGAAGGCTTGCAACAGTAAGGTCATTTTTGAAGTTTCTATATCGTGAAGGCTATATTAAGACAAATCCTGCCAAACTTGTTTCGACTCCAAAACTGCCGAAGATTCTTCCTAAGTTTCTTTCAGTGGACGATGTGTTTTCGCTTGTGGAAAAACCTGAAGAAATAGGATTCCTGCAGGCAAGGGACAGGGCAATACTGGAGCTTCTTTATTCAAGCGGCCTGCGCGTCAGCGAGCTTGTTGGATTGAATATAGAGGATATGAATCTCAGGGAAGAACTTGTCAAAGTCAGAGGCAAGGGGAAGAAAGAAAGAATCGTGCCTGTTGGAAAAAAAGCAATAGAGGCAATAAGATCATATGTAACTGAGAGAGTTCTGCTTAAAAAAAGAGACAACTCCTTTTTCCTTAACAGGAACGGCACAAGGCTGACAGACAGAAGTGTGAGACGTATAGTAATAAAATACGCAAGGGCTATCGGCATCAGCGGAAGGATAGGGCCTCATGTGCTAAGGCATACATTTGCGAGCCATTTGCTTCAGGGAGGCGCAGACCTCAGGGTTATTCAAGAGCTTCTGGGTCATTCTTCTCTGTCAACAACTCAGAAATATACGCATCTTGATATAACCCATTTAATGGAAACTTATGACAATGCCCATCCGCTCGCAAAAGAAAAGAAAAAGTAG